Proteins from a single region of Acidobacteriota bacterium:
- a CDS encoding RidA family protein: MRYILTPNAPQPGGHYSQATVHHGVVYVAGQLPIDAKTGEKKLGSIEEQTEQVLFNIREILLAAGSDLSRVLKTTVYVSDIGLWSRVNEVYARVFGEHRPARAIVPVKELHYGFQIEIEAVATVDPQHHEKWLLNVH, translated from the coding sequence ATGAGATACATTTTGACACCAAATGCTCCGCAACCGGGCGGACATTATTCTCAGGCCACGGTGCATCACGGCGTTGTGTACGTTGCCGGGCAATTGCCCATTGATGCGAAAACCGGCGAAAAGAAACTTGGCTCCATCGAAGAGCAAACCGAACAAGTTCTGTTCAACATCCGGGAAATCCTGTTGGCCGCAGGCAGCGATCTGAGCCGCGTATTGAAAACCACTGTGTACGTTTCCGACATCGGGTTATGGAGCCGCGTGAACGAAGTTTACGCGCGTGTATTTGGAGAACATCGTCCGGCGCGAGCCATCGTTCCCGTCAAGGAATTGCATTACGGCTTTCAGATTGAAATCGAAGCCGTCGCCACAGTTGATCCGCAGCACCATGAAAAATGGCTGCTCAACGTCCACTGA
- a CDS encoding polysaccharide deacetylase family protein, with protein MNKITLISLSTLLCVCALTMARPNQPLPTGRTIALTFDDLPYVNPAGGSYLPNAQRVTSELLRILKSHRAPSVGFVNEGKLHAAGELEARTALLKQWVDAQAILGNHTYSHPDFNRMTVERFQEEIAKGDVLTRKLMESRKPYQLYFRHPMTHTGNTKEKKEAIEKFLAARGYKVTPHTIENSDFIYNVGYAHARLKKDEALAKRLREAYLDFTFAATGFAEQISPQIFGREIPQVLLLHANDLNADCLDEMLRRYETRGYRFITLDEAMRDPAYQTKDTLVNDRGPTWLWRWSKSLGQTISFKDDPEPPEWVLDLYNQR; from the coding sequence ATGAACAAGATCACTTTGATTTCGTTATCAACCCTGCTTTGTGTTTGTGCCTTAACGATGGCGCGGCCTAATCAGCCACTGCCCACAGGTCGAACGATTGCGCTGACCTTTGACGATTTGCCGTATGTCAATCCGGCTGGGGGAAGCTACCTTCCGAATGCCCAACGCGTTACCTCGGAATTACTGCGTATTCTGAAATCGCATCGCGCTCCCTCAGTTGGGTTCGTCAACGAAGGGAAGTTACATGCGGCGGGCGAACTGGAAGCGCGAACCGCGCTGCTCAAACAATGGGTGGACGCCCAGGCGATTTTGGGCAATCACACATACTCGCATCCGGATTTCAATCGGATGACCGTCGAACGATTCCAGGAAGAAATCGCCAAAGGCGACGTTCTTACGCGCAAGCTGATGGAATCGCGCAAACCATACCAACTCTATTTTCGCCATCCGATGACGCACACTGGCAACACCAAAGAAAAGAAAGAAGCGATTGAAAAATTCCTGGCTGCGCGCGGGTATAAAGTAACGCCGCACACCATCGAAAACAGCGACTTCATCTATAACGTCGGTTACGCTCACGCCAGGCTCAAGAAGGACGAAGCCCTGGCGAAGCGCTTGCGCGAAGCATATCTGGACTTCACCTTCGCCGCGACCGGATTTGCCGAACAGATTTCTCCGCAGATTTTTGGCCGAGAGATTCCGCAGGTTTTGCTGCTCCACGCCAACGATCTGAACGCCGATTGTCTGGACGAAATGCTGCGTCGGTACGAAACGCGCGGCTATCGCTTCATTACACTCGATGAAGCAATGCGCGATCCGGCCTATCAAACCAAAGACACATTGGTCAACGATCGTGGGCCGACCTGGCTCTGGCGCTGGTCAAAAAGCCTGGGACAAACCATCAGTTTCAAAGACGATCCTGAACCACCCGAATGGGTGTTGGATCTTTACAACCAGAGGTGA